The Erinaceus europaeus chromosome 16, mEriEur2.1, whole genome shotgun sequence genome includes a window with the following:
- the SLC51B gene encoding organic solute transporter subunit beta, with protein sequence MEHGQGLTPGPDAVPQELLDEMLWVFRVEDASPWNYSMFVLVAVVLLTGGFLLRRSILANRNRKTQAPEKPTRGALSSVELEARGDQEDNHLNVLTETLLLAEKLPLAQEDLGLREKGGSSMSLPEPQESES encoded by the exons ATGGAGCATGGCCAAGGGCTCACCCCGGGCCCAGACGCTGTGCCCCAGGAGCTGCTGGATGAGATGCTCTGGGTTTTCCGGGTTGAAGATG CATCCCCGTGGAATTACTCCATGTTCGTGCTCGTGGCTGTGGTGCTGCTGACGGGGGGTTTCCTGCTGAGGAGGAGCATCCTGGCTAACCG AAACCGAAAGACACAGGCTCCAGAGAAGCCAACCCGAGGGGCACTGTCCTCGGTCGAGCTTGAAGCCAGAGGTGACCAAGAGGACAACCACCTGAATGTGCTGACAGAGACCCTACTGCTGGCGGAGAAGCTGCCGCTGGCCCAGGAGGACTTGGGgctcagagagaaaggggggtctTCCATGTCCCTGCCAGAACCCCAAGAATCTGAGAGTTAG